The genome window CGCGGATTGCCTAAGCACTTTGGAAACTGGCATTCCATATATACTCGCATGAACCGTTGGAGCAAAAGCGGTGTTCTAGATAGAATATTTACGCGGCTCCAGGAAGAGCAGATGATCTCAATCAAAGTCACTACGGCATCCCTGGACAGCACAAGCGTCAAAGTG of Desulfocurvibacter africanus subsp. africanus DSM 2603 contains these proteins:
- a CDS encoding transposase; the protein is MQITREQYQRIADSFPRQRGNVSLDNLQVINAILYVLEQGCKWRGLPKHFGNWHSIYTRMNRWSKSGVLDRIFTRLQEEQMISIKVTTASLDSTSVKV